From the Candoia aspera isolate rCanAsp1 chromosome 3, rCanAsp1.hap2, whole genome shotgun sequence genome, the window CAAGCTTTTCTGGATTTCTAATGCTGTCCTAATTTCCAATTTAATAACCATTAAAACTGATTGCATTCCTAGTACATAGTACCCAGTATCTTTTCAAACATGACTACATGTGTGTATTTTATTGCGTGCACCTCCCatgacacttcagcaaaggatcgttaccttgtcatggtgctggagcttgagcacctcaatgatgccatgagctaaactgtgaagggccacccaagacgggaaggtcatgacagacaggtcagactaaatgcgatccctggggaaggtaatggcaacccaccccagtattcttgccatgaaaactaaatggatcagtacaaccagagatatgtcggtataccattggaagatgagacccccaggtcggaagatggtcaaaatgctactggggaggaacagaggatgagttcaactagccccagacgtgatgacgcagctagctcaaagccgaaaggacggctagcggccgacggtgctggtggtgaacggcgaatccgatgttctaaggatcaacacaccattggaacctggaacgtaagatctatgagccagggcaaattggatgtggttattggtgagatgtcaagattaaagatagacattctgggcatcagtgaactgaaatggactggaatgggccacttcacatcaaatgaccaccagatctactactgtggacaagaggaccacagaagaaatggagtagccttcataattaatagtaaagtggctaaagcagtgcttggatacaatccaaaaaatgatagaatgatctcaatttgaattcagggcaagccatctaacatcacagtgatccaaatatacgccccaaccacagatgctgaagaagctgaagtagagcagttctatgaggatctgcagcacctactggacaacacgcctaaaagagatgttattttcatcacgggagactggaatgctaaggtgggcagtcaaatgacacctggaattacaggtaagcatggcctgggtgaacaaaacaaagcaggacataggctgatagaattttgccaagacaactcaatgtgcataacaacactctcttccagcaacctaagagacggctttatacatggacttccccagatggacaacaccgaaaccagattgactacatcttttgcagccaaaggtggcggacatctatacagtcggtaaaaacaagacctggagctgactgcagttcagattacgaacttcttcttgcacaatttaggatcagactaaagagattagggaagacccacagatcagctagatatgagctcactaatattcctaaggaatatgcagtggaggtgaagaacagagttaagggactggacttagtagatagggtcccagaagaactatggacagaagtccgcaatattgttcaagaggcggcaacaaaatacatcccaaagaaagagaaaaccaagaaggcaaaatggctgtctgctgagacactagaagtagcccaagaaagaaggaaagcaaaaggcaacagtgatagggggagatatgcccaattaaatgcaaaattccagaggttagccagaagagataaggaattatttttaaacaagcaatgcgtggaagtggaagaagacaatagaataggaaggacaagagacctcttccagaaaattagaaacatcggaggtacattccaggcaaaaatcggtatgatcaaaaacaaagatggcaaggacataacagaagaagaagagatcaagaaaaggtggcaagaatatacggaagacctgtataggaaggataacaatatcggggatagctttgatggcgtggtcagtgagctagagccagacatcctgaagagtgaggttgaatgggccttaagaagcattgctaataacaaggcagcaggagacgacggcatcccagctgaactgttcaaaatcttgcaagatgatgctgtcaaggtaatgcatgctatatgccagcaaatttggaaaacacaagaatggccatcagattggaaaaaatcaacttatagccccataccaaaaaagggaaacactaaagaatgttcaaactatcgaacagtggcactcatttcacatgccagtaaggtaatgctcaagatcctgcaaggtagacttcagcacttcatggagcgagaattgccagatgtacaagctgggtttagaaaaggcagaggaactcgggaccaaattgccaatatccgctggataagggaaaaagccagggagtttcagaaaacacctatttctgttttattgactattctaaagcctttgactgtgtggaccataacaaattgtggcaagttcttagtggtatggggataccaagtcatcttgtctgcctcctgaagaatctgtataacgaccaagtagcaacagtaagaacagaccacggaacaacggactggtttaagattgggaaaggagtacggcagggctgtatactctcaccctacctattcaacttgcacggagaacacatcatgcaacatgctgggcttgaggaatccaaggctggagttaaaatctctggaagaaacatcaacaatctcagatatgcagatgataccactttgatggctgaaagcgaagaggaactgaggagccttatgatgaaggtgaaagaagaaagtacaaaagctggcttccagctaaacctcaaaaaaaccaagattatggcaaccagcttgatcgataactggcaaacagagggagaaaatgtagaagcagtgaaagactttgtatttctaggtgcgaagattactgcagatgctgactgcagtcaggaaatcagaagacgcttaatccttgggagaagagcaatgacaaatctcgataaaatagttaagagcagagacatcacactgacaacaaaggtccgcatagttaaagcaaaggtgttccccgtagtaacatatggctgtgagagctggaccataaggaaggctgagagaaggaagatcgatgcttttgaactgtggtgttggaggaaaattctgagagtgccttggactgcaagaagatcaaaccagtccatcctccaggaaatcaagccagactgctcacttgagggaatgatattaaaggcaaaactgaaatactttggccacataatgagaagacaggacaccctggagaagatgctgatgctggggagagtggagggcaaaaggaagaggggccgaccaagggcaagttggatggatgatattctagaggtgacggactcgtccccgggggagctgggggtgttgacgaccgacaggaagctctggcgtgggctggtccatgaagtcacgaagagttggaagcgactaaatgaataaacaacaacaacctcccATGACAGTACCATCATGTTTTTCCCCCTCTATGATGTGGGAAGAGTCACATACGTGGTCCTAATGTCAGACTGGTTTGACAAATCACATTTTCAGGTTATTGTACACCAGTAAAAGGATACATGGAAATATGATCAAGTGTTCAGTTGTAAATGGGCATAAATTATCAAGGTTTCCAAGTATTACTCGAATAGCACCCTGAAAGAGTCAGAGAGAGATCTATGTTAGTGTTTGTAAATTTATGATAATTAAACAGGGACTAGCCTATCCAGAGAGTTCCTGCAAAAGATTGTTCTTACACTTTAGTTTAAATCTAATAATTGCCAGTAgatcttctttcttcctccttccttcattAGCAGAAGTATTACTTTTAACACTAACACAGAGTAAAAAAGTTTAACATACAAAATACCTCTCTGAACTCCATAGGTAACCTATTTTACCAAAATTCATAGTAATACATTAAACCTACTTGGATATTGTTCAATAAGTTAAGACAATAATTAAGAGATATTAATGCAACATTTGCATACATACCTGGCTTGACACAGGTATTTCCAAACCAGAGTTATTTGTAAATCatgagtactttttaaaaaacaaaacatatagcTATTCAAAAGAAATTGCAGAAAATAAGAATACAGATATAACCACTGTGGCATAACCCATACCAAGAAATTCTGCAGTAGGTTCCATGCActacaaaaccatttttttctgtaattccTCCCAATTAATTCCCAAATAAGTATAATCTCTAAGGATCAGCACTatttgaataaaactgatttcccAACACAAAAAGGATTAAGTAAATTCCACCTCCACCACCTGATACTTCCTGACATAAacaaatatttgtttcatatctCACCTGTAGTTCCTTACTGACAATGCTTTCATCAAGGTCAGTATTAATGCtgtgaaacaaatgtaatagaaGATGACTGAAGAAatcaagagaaatggaaatagcaTTCAAATTGTCATTACTTCAGACTAAAGATCCATCTGTTGCATTGTCAGTTATTACTACAGATATATGGCTATTTATGCATTTATCAATCTTTTTTGCTCCAGCATAAACTCAAGGAAGTGACTAGAACTTTTCCCTTTTTGATTTACATCAGCCAATTACTTATTCTGTCTAAATTTTGGATGAAAAAAATGGTTGGCTAGATACAAAATATGCTGAAAATtcagaattaaaaatattaagtagcatgctggctgagtaggataccagatctgggttgtaaAGTTATAGTTTTCTATATTCCTTGATAATGCCATCAGGATTTTTGTAGCACAGGTATGATAGCCTTATTGCTGAATATTTCCACatatattatttcagtaattCTTACAGCACCCTATGAGGCAAGACATTTTATTACCCCATATTGCATATGGCGGAATGAGACTGAGAGGATAATTTACCTAACACAACAGAGTTCAGAAACAAAATCTGAATCAAAGATTTCCAGTTATACATATTCTCTTAATCCTTATAGTAGAGCAGCCCTAAATTTGCATCTTATAATTTCAAATATAATTCTTGAATTTTACAGTTCACTTAAATttgaatcaatattttatttctgctttgtgTCTACTGACAAGTGTGAAGAATTTTAAATTAGTAGAACTATCACACTTACCTAATTGTGTTGCCATATTTGATCTTAAATTTGTATACATTCAAGCCAGCATGAAGAAACCTTGTCTCAGGCACTGGATATGTAAAGGGTTTCAAAGATGTGTGTTCTAAAATCCAAcctgctaataaataaataataagaaacaaAACTTACTCCATTTTAAACCTGATGCTATTCATAGACAAAGCAAAAAATGTATCACGATAAAATTTGGCTTTAAACACCTTTCCGTAAGTTGCTGTTTTATGGATataacaaacattaaaatattttaaaatatgaatattctGGAATGTATTTTGATCTATTATGCAGGTTTCAACTGCATACGGACACAATATGGGTCATAAACTACAATAAATAATccagcttgttttgtttttctaaatttTTAAACCGTGCTCATTCATACATACGTACATAGTTCCCAAGAACCATTGCTTTTTAATCATTACTTAGGGATATTCatattttttctaattctttttgtaagaaaatgagaaattaatAAGCATGGAAACTAAGTCGATCTGTATTCTCAGACTATTGCTGGCAGGTCCAGGATCGTTAGAGACAACTGTCTTATCTTAAATTTTAAAGCAGTAGCTGTGCTATGAAGATAAGCACTAAATATTAAGTCATACTGTGATCCATAAGTGAAGTGCTGCAGAACACTGGTTAACCTTTAATTTACTAGGAACCTCATCTAAGCTTGTGGTTTTTACAAAAACAGTGATCCAACATTTGATATTATAATCAAGAAAAACATTAGAATTTTTAGAGCACAGTGCTATTATACAATATTTGCAGTTATTTTTCCAAAACAatgcaactaaaaaaaaacacatattcaCCAAGTACTGTATTATTAACCTTCTTAAGCccattcttagtggtatggggataccaagtcatcttgtctgcctcctgaagaatctgtataacaaccaagtagcaacagtaagaacagaccacggaacaatggactggtttaagattgggaaaggagtacggcagggctgtatactctcaccctacctattcaacttgtatgcagaacacatcatgcgacaagctgggcttgaggaatccaaggctggagttaaaatcgctggaagaaacattaacaatctcagatatgcagatgataccactttgatggctgaaagcgaaaaggaactgaggagccttatgatgaaggtgaaagaagaaagtgcaaaagctggcttccagctaaacctcaaaaaaaccacgattctggcaaccagcttgattgataactggcaaatagagggagaaaatgtagaagcagtgaaagactttgtatttctaggtgcgaagattactgcagatgctgactgcagtcaggaaatcagaagacgcttaatccttgggagaagagcaatgacaaatctcgataaaatagttaagagcagagacatcacactgacagcaaaggtccgcatagttaaagcaatggtgttccctgtaataacatatggctgcgagagctggaccataaggaaggctgagagaaggaagatcgatgcttttgaactgtggtgttggaggaaaattctgagagtgccttggactgcaagaagatcaaaccagtccatcctccaggaaatcaagccagactgctcacttgagggaatgatattaaaggcaaaactgaaatactttggccacataatgagaagacaggacaccctggagaagatgctgatgctggggagagtggagggcaaaaggaagaggggccgaccaagggcaagttggatggatgatattctagaggtgacggactcgtccccgggggagctgggggtgttgacgaccgacaggaagctctggcgtgggctggtccatgaagtcacaaagagtcagaagtgactaaacgagtAAACTGTATTATAGCAACTTGAGTACAGCACAGGAACACGAGCAAGGAAATCAGGAAACAGATTAGTAAACTGAACCAATTTCCAAAAACAAAATGCCAGGAATCAGAAAAGAGTATTTTTGTTAAGCATCTAAAAAGTCACAAAGTAGCATACAAATAGTTTAGTTCTCAAGAATTTTATCAGTCTGATTGATATGCCAAACAAGAGAAGTGAGCCATAAAAGTCTGCATTTTCCTCATATAGTGTAAGAAGAGGCAGCAGATTTCAAGGGTTAGGTGATAGTAAGGGCTGTGCAGGCTTCAGGaaaacttttgcttttttttcaggGCTTCTATGTAAGCCTGAATAAAACATGCAGCTACTTTAAAGAAATCATTCAGTTAATGCAACTTTTATAGGAGCTGCACTGTTTTTTCAGGCTTGTGAGGAagtctgggaaaaaagaaaagagaagggataCTTTGATGAATAGGAGAGATGTGCTGCAGTCCTGTGAGGTCCGAAGCACTTTTTTCAAATCATATTTGAAGTGTGCACCCAGCCCTACTGAGTACTACCTTTAAAACCCAGGCAATATATCTTCATATCAGCAGAGGGGAAACAACAGTGGCATTTCTCCTTTGAGAACTGCCAAGACTGAAACTGCTACACCCTACAATTGCACGCAAGTACATATGAACACGTGATTGTCTTGCCATGGATAAACTGATGCTATGAGATAAAAGTATCAAAGAAAATTATGAAACCAGATTCTTTTTTGCCCCTTGGCATCTATTCATGCCTCATACAGAGAAACTTTGTCCAAATGCTGCCGCACCTACTTAAACGTGTTCTATTATACCAATAGTTTAAATGTTGTAAATGCTTCCTCATGTTTATACCACATGAATCCTGCCTGAACCTTCCATACCTCTCTCAGGTACAGAGTCCCTGAGTCCATGTCTGATGCTATCATGCTTCAGGAAGAAAGGTTATTTCTCATCCTATGACTTTAGAAGTAGTTTTTAACACATGCCACTGCCACAAATTCTTTCATCTCACCATCACCTACACAGAATGTTCTGTGGAAGAGCATTAACTGAATTGTAGATTATTTTATGCATTAATGCTGCTTTATCTTTATGAAGCGAATGCCAGGGTAAGTCAGTGACAAAACACAAGACAGCTGTGCTTGGCCAGAGGACTATCAAGGGCAAGGGTGCCCTCTTCTGGAAACCTCAGACTTTATTCTCTCTTCTCCAAATCAGGACATGAAACATTGGAGAAGCCAAAGTTGTCCTGAAGCCAAATCCATCCTAAAATAAAATACGAATCAATCCTATAAGCTGAGATATGTTTTACAAATCAATTGGAAATACTTCTAAATATTTTTGTAGTTCAAAGAGCACCTCCAGATCATATTGTTAAAACCAGTCATATGATTTTTCCTGGTTTTGGCTCATATGTAGGACAAAACTTAACATATCTATTTGGCTCCTAAACATTTTAAGCTTGCCTCCTCTAGTGAGAATATTGAATCATTGGCCTCAAAGATCCCccttcaaaaaatgaaaataccaCCCAAATACCACCCATCTCAGGTTATCATAGGAAATTGACTACATTAATTGTAGTTGGCTGTATTAGCCtttgtaattttatttccttttctattcacTGTCCTGACTCAATCAAGATTGAGGCAAGTTagaaattttatttaataaataaataaagtgctgctcccatctccctcaaaattTCCCTACCCCTTAAAATCAGATTCCTGATTTAAATGATCAGAGGCTGATTACTCAGATTATAAAACTCTTACAGCAAATatctttattttgattttgtttacaTCAAGGTACAAACTATTTTTAATTCTCTCTTGCACTCATTCTATATACTTAGAGACTAGATCTATTTATATATAGAATAGAGCTATGTCTATTTCTATCTATTGCATATTGATACAGTTATAGGAAGAGACTGAGGTTAAGATAGAAATAGAGACATATTTAACATATTGTTTGTTCAGTACACTTGTAAAAACCCTAGGCAGTAACCACATCAATCTCTTGCAGAAAGAGCAAGTgttttgtggcaccttaaaaacTCATTCTTTTATGAATAAATAGACTTTCATGGACCACAGTCTATTTCACTAGATACCTAGTACATAGTCCTGATAAAAGAATATTATGTGTAAGGGACGGAAGAGAGGAGTTTAAGTGCCaagcttttttgttatttttacaaaaatgttattttggacAGTCTTATAAATAACTCTCACTTAATGTACAAAATTGTTCTTCACCCTCAATCATGTCCTCTACATGTAGGGAAGTGTAGAGAGAAACTTTAAAAACATCTGTAACTGAATTCATCCTTCAAAATATATGAGCAGCACCATAGAATAAAAGACTAAATCTCCTTTCCGATCTTTTTTAACCTCCTTCCCAAGCCTTTCACTCTTCAAACTGGCCAGTTTTATCTACTATTCTATTTAGTAGGTGAATTTTGCTTTAAGTCAatcttgattcttggtgactacatggataagTCCATCTGGCTTTCTAGCCATCATTctagaagtggtttaccattgctttcttcctggggctgagagaaagtgactggcccaaagacacccagtcagcttctgtgcttaaggcaggattagaacacAAGTCATCCCTCTCTTAGTCCAACAATTTagccactagactaaactggctgtTACTTGCCAATGTACCACATGTAGAAATATCTGATATATATGCTTTGCATCTGGGCATTTTTCATGGGAGAACCTATACAAATTAAATAAGGATTCAATCAATAATGGCTAACCATAATTTACTTCCAGGTGTGGTTCAAGGTGTTAGTTGTTACTTATAAAgcctacatggcataaggcctggatacttgagggactgcctatctccccaactgatctgcccagccaattcaatTCTGCACTGTTGGCGCCCtccgggttcctttgattaaacaatgttatatctcaggaccctggaagcacaccttctctgtagcagcacctgccctccagaaggaggttccccccaagatccagatggccctcattctgctgttgttcagaagagccatgaagacctggctcttcatccaggcctttggcaagggaattgagacccctcacttcatcacacttgccatAGTTTatctttgtctttattttttactggtattatttttttgattgttgtgagctgcccaaagtcactggaGAGTCAGGCggtatacaagtttaatttattaataataatagggTTTGGAAGAGAATATGTCATTTATTATTTGGCAGTAGTCTAGAGAACTATTGATTTAGCAAGGACGAACCTGTGTCTATTTGTAGCTCTCTTGTTTCAGGAGGAACTGCACGTAAGCATTTAACGTTAAATGGCTAGCTAACAGAACAGCTGCTATCATGTTTCACATATGGTCAGaacattcttccatttttttgaTGTACTATGATGTACTCTCAGACCCCTGAAGGTACATTAGAAGCAAGGAGGagtaatttattttcttattctaaATCTTTTGTGTACTATTTCAAGCCACAGATGCACTGCTGTTAAAGATATGTCAGAGGTTTGCCCCAGAAGCCATAAAGTCACTTCTGggtcttctcctctgtcatgggttgtaaaggagggagggggttaGGCTAATTACTACTTGGGAAACAGAGACATCACAGAATGACCCAGCGAGATGAAGCCAAGCTGTTATGGCTAGCACCTTATCAGAAAACAAACATCAAGGAAGGCTGCTGGAAGTTACGTTGTAAAACCgaaagcagttgtaaatattcaatgtCAAAAGAAAGGCGGGAGAACGGGGCAAGTAaaaggagggaattggggaatcgtattcacttgagtctttgaaTGGGTAGGGAACTGTATCTTAAATAAAGAGATCCTTTACTGAGACCTGAATggcttccagagagatttcttactattagGATATCTGAACCCATGACCCTCACAAGATAGTACTTCATAatccaaataaaatataacatacaagTTGAAATCAGAATGGTGGAACAATATAGCTGTCCTCTATTCTCAGATGCAGTTCAGAAAATGCATCTGTAAAAACCCATCAGGAATATACATCTAGAAATTCAATCAATTCTATAGTAGCAAGAAAAATATAAGATGATTTAGTATTGACCTTCATTTGGTAACAGCACAAATTTCTTATGATGACAATGCTATAATTCTCACAATTCTAGTTCACAAACAAGCAGTACTTTTTAAGCCTGTTTATTCAAAGGTTTGTTCTTCTGCATTCAGTAAAATTATTCAGTTCATATTTAATAAATGTTGATGttatgttttcattgtaaatcaTCATGAAATTGATAGTAGGtgatacaaaaatatataaacaaaacttGCTCTTATTTTGGGTAAGCATACATAGGATTGCAATCTTAACAGCTATAATTACTATGATCCTTAAGAAGGAATCATTTAAGTTTAATATACTATCAATGTGATGTGTATCTCACTAAAGAAAAACATGTTGTGCATTCCAATCTGTCCTCCAGATTGTATTTTCtgtccaaaaaaataaaaaaacctcctTCCCCTGTGGCTTGCTTTTAGGACTAGTCTTTCACAAAGTACTGAGTAAAATGTGTTCCAAAAATGCAGTTCTATCTCTAGCTGAGATGGTTTCAGAATCTGGTTACCTGGATGGACAAAGGAACTAAGACAGTTAATACTTAAGCTGCATTAAGATATGCAAACAACTGCAGATAATTAATGTACTTGTAAGTAAAACCAGCACCAATTGGAGCCTACTACAgtgataaaacagtaaaacagcatGTGAACTTCAATACTTTCTACTTTTCTCACATATAAAATGTTATATACTGTACGGGTGTATGTTTTGTACCCACATTTTAATATTGCATTGTACTCATTATAACCTAgcatggtgtggtggttaaggagtTAGACTAGGAGTTGAttgacccaggttcaagtctaccctcagtcatggaagcccACTgtctgactttgggccagtcactctctttcagcccaacctactgacagggttgttgttgtggtaaaaaattggaagaggagcactgtgtatgccaccttgagctcttggCCCTTATATATGTATCTATCCTCTCTTCTAATACATGTTGCTGAATATATAGGGCTCTGGTAGCAACCTCTGCCCATAGGAAGCATGGCAACTTCAActagcatcatctttattatGGCAAAGAGGAACACTTAGGAAACTGGATAAAGCATGATGAATTTCAAGCATACATCAAGTCTTCTATATGTTATAACACTAACATCTTTGAATCCAGCTTTAATATAAACCAATCATCCTGCTCTTCAGGCAATACTGCTTTTAGCCCAAGTGTAGATATaagcaaattaaa encodes:
- the MAJIN gene encoding membrane-anchored junction protein — its product is MAVEEKGWILEHTSLKPFTYPVPETRFLHAGLNVYKFKIKYGNTISINTDLDESIVSKELQGAIRVILGNLDNLCPFTTEHLIIFPYLNKWERVSDLRFMHGDAFLTPYPYVCTIYVELNSCKQNKYEGEGEYRDFCNSVSIASQCLKKKMGIRKSL